The sequence below is a genomic window from Flavobacterium lipolyticum.
AATTGAATCATCATTTCCGGCCCGGTAACTCCATCCACATAACCCGGGAAATTTTCTACTTCATTCGTTGTAGTCAATTGACCCCCTGGCTGCATTCCCTGATATAAAACCGGATTCATATTTGCTCTGGCAGCATAAATAGCAGCAGTATAACCCGCCGGACCTGAACCAATAATAAGGCATTTAATTTTTTCGATTGTATCTGACATAATATGATTGTATTATTAATTAATGGTCACAAAAATAAGTTTTTATTGTTGGAAAACGGAACAGATTAAATCAGTTTTAACTATTTCTCAATAGAGGCTTTAACCTCCGAAGGGAAATTAAAAATAGAAACGGAATACTCCTGCTTTAAAAAGCCAACTTCTAATTACAGAAGACTTTTTCCTTTTGACTATATTTGACCATTAATAGTGTTCATTTTCAAAAACTTAACCCATCCTTTTCAACGCCTTAACAAACCTCAAACCAATCTATTCTATCTTAAATCCTTATAAAATGTACCGTTAATACAAAATTATACCTTCAGGATATGAAAACAAAAGAAAAACTGATCTGTCTGGTGCTGTTTATTTTTCAACTGATGCAGGCACAATCTTCAAAATCAGAAGCGATACGCTTTCTGGATTTCACTCCTGTTATTGACGGAAAGCTGGACGACAAACTAATAAATCTTAAAAAAAAGGAATTCAACCATTTTTTTCAGTTTGACAATCCTGCAGTCACACCCACTACAGTAAATTATCTGTTGGGCTATACTGCAACACATCTTTATTTATATATCGAAACTAAAACGGATAGTATTACTTATCGCGACAGAGGATTTATCAATGGGGACGGCTTTAAATTACTTCTCGCAAAACGTCAAAATGATTCACTTACAAACGAATACTACGACATTGCTTTCTCCCCTTCTAAAGACAAAAAATACTGGGCTCGAAAAAGAATCTGGGACTACAACCGAAACCAAAACCATGGTAAAAAACTAAGTCGCGAAACCCGATATGAAGAAATCTCTGATAATGGTACATGCGGTTTTGAGGTACTATTGGCATGGAAAGACATATATCCTTACCATCCCTGGTTTTCTAAACAACTAGGATATAATCTGTATTTTGCGAAAGCCATACCAAACAACGCTGCAAATGGCTACTCGGTTGTTAAGGATGAAGGAATCTGGGATGAAGAAATTCCAAAAAGGAATTTCATGCCAATCGTTTTTGAAAAGCCTAAAAAGGTAAATCAATCCATTATAGCAGCTCAACTGGCCAAAAGAAATATGCAGGCTGATGAACCTCTGCAATTAAACCTAATAACAATAGCAAAAACAGCTCTGAATAAAACCATTGCCGTTACGATCCAAAATGATTCTTCCAAAATATTTCCTGATAAAAAAATAAAGGTCGGTTTAAAAAACAAACTGCAGCATAAATTAGTACCCTTTGACTCTCATAATCTAAAACCGGGTCCTTATAATTTTCTCATTCGTTCAGCCTCTGATACAATTGCATCGTACGATTTTGTCATTTTTCCTAAGTTTAACTTCGACAGCATTCGTTCACAAATTACCCGAAATCCATACCATTTACAGCAAGGCACTATAAATACCCTGCTGTTTAAAACAAACGAAGTCCAAGAGCATTACAACCATTTGAAATCCTACGAAAACGGAAAAAATGTATGGAAAGAATATCTCCAATTTGAAACGGAATTGAATTCCTTTTTAAAAGGCACTGATCCTTACATAGGAATTTTAAAACCTTATCGAAGAGCCTTCCAATCAAAATACGATGCTACTTTTCAGCCTTACACCCTAAAATTACCGCATGACTATAATCCTGCAAAAAAATATCCTCTACTGGTTTTTCTTCATGGCAGCGGACAAGATGAACAGACGGTCTTAAATCAGGCCAGAAGCAGCGGTAATTTTATTGAGATTGCTCCGTTTGCCAGAGATAGGTATAATTGTTATGATTCTGAAGGTTCGCAAAATGATATTATTGAAGCCATTGAAGATGTACTGCTCTATTTTTCAGGTGATAAAAACAGAATCGTTATTGCCGGATTTTCTATGGGAGGTTATGGAGCCTTGCGAACCTACTATCAACATCCTGAATACTATAAAGGAGTAGCTGTTTTCGCAGGACATCCCGATTTGGCAAACGAGTGGCTGGGAGCAGGACATCCGAATTTTTTAGACGATAAATTTCTTATTCCTTTTTCAAAAACTCCGGTCTTTGTTTATCATGGAAGAAAAGACGGTGCTTTACCGGTTGCCAAAGCGGAAGAATTAATACACAAACTTAAATCGAAAGGAATCTTTGTAACCGAAAGAATAATGGAGGACAAAACTCATGAGTATCCTGATGACGAGACGAACAGTATCTATTTTGAGTGGCTGACCAAAATCACCGAAAAGTGACGCTTCTGATGTAAAAAAAATCCGCAAAAATCTGATAACCACAAGAAAAAAATAATTGAATCCAAAGAAAAAGGTCTCTTCTAAATTTCTTTAAAAGAGACCTTAGTCTGTTGGAATTGCTTTGTCTTTTTATATTTCAAAAAAGAATCCACTAAAAAATCAGACCTATCTTATTCTACTACAAGTTTCTCGGTTGATTCGGCCCCTTCCTGATTGACTTTCAGAACATAAACTCCCTTTTGCAATCCCTCAACAGCTATCTCGTCTTTTGTGGTTTGAACAGAAAAAACCATTCTACCCAACATGTCAAATATTTTTACATTTTTTACAACTGTTGATTTAGTTTGTATATAAAGCATTCCTTTTTGTATAGGATTCGGATACACTACAAAACCTTCAATTTTATTATCAACTACTCCTAAACTACTTTTTTCGACTGTTACCGTATAGGTTTTTGCAGTACCATCCTGAGCTAAAACTTCTATTGTAATAACAGTAGTACCCGCTCCAGAGGCCAAATCTATTTTTTGGGAAGGATTTCCGTTGGCCACTGCTGTCCCATTGACTTTTATGCTCGCATGGCTATCGGTCGTAACTGGTGTTAGCATTATACTACTGACTTCGTTAGGCACTCTGGCTACATAACCAGTGGCTTCTGATGAGAAAACTTTAGTTAGCGCTCCGGCGCTCAGGCTTATATTACTCAAAGTAGCAACATTACTTAATGTAGTAACTGTTGCGGGATTACCCGTGCTGGTTGTGGTTAAATAAGAAGGATAAGAAGGATCTCTATGCAACTCCATCACCATTGCCTGATAAGTCTTTCCAGGACTCAAACCATTAATTACTACCGAATTACCATCATTAGCCTTAACAATGGCATACCAGCCTGTTGTACCAATCTGATCACCCTTACCAAAGGTTTGATCGTCTTTAAAATAGATATTATCCGGCACGGGAGCGGAACCTGCTCCTTCACGCATAAATACCGTTCTTGCCGCCCCATTCCCATTGGTCCAGTTCAATGTAGTACTCGTCCCTGTCGTATTGGTAAAAGTAAGATTACTGGCCTGAACCGTCGGTGGCGGGTAAAGTCTGTAGATATTTATGGTATATGTTTTTACAGCACCGCTCTGAGCCGTAACTTCGATGGTAACCAAATTAGAAGCGACATTAAGATTCCCCACTTGGAGATTACCAATCACTTGCGAAGGATTTCCACTCACCACTGCTACCCCATTTACTTTTACCGTCGCATGGGCATCGGTAGTGACCGGCGTTACCGTTATACTACTGACTTCATTA
It includes:
- a CDS encoding alpha/beta hydrolase-fold protein; protein product: MKTKEKLICLVLFIFQLMQAQSSKSEAIRFLDFTPVIDGKLDDKLINLKKKEFNHFFQFDNPAVTPTTVNYLLGYTATHLYLYIETKTDSITYRDRGFINGDGFKLLLAKRQNDSLTNEYYDIAFSPSKDKKYWARKRIWDYNRNQNHGKKLSRETRYEEISDNGTCGFEVLLAWKDIYPYHPWFSKQLGYNLYFAKAIPNNAANGYSVVKDEGIWDEEIPKRNFMPIVFEKPKKVNQSIIAAQLAKRNMQADEPLQLNLITIAKTALNKTIAVTIQNDSSKIFPDKKIKVGLKNKLQHKLVPFDSHNLKPGPYNFLIRSASDTIASYDFVIFPKFNFDSIRSQITRNPYHLQQGTINTLLFKTNEVQEHYNHLKSYENGKNVWKEYLQFETELNSFLKGTDPYIGILKPYRRAFQSKYDATFQPYTLKLPHDYNPAKKYPLLVFLHGSGQDEQTVLNQARSSGNFIEIAPFARDRYNCYDSEGSQNDIIEAIEDVLLYFSGDKNRIVIAGFSMGGYGALRTYYQHPEYYKGVAVFAGHPDLANEWLGAGHPNFLDDKFLIPFSKTPVFVYHGRKDGALPVAKAEELIHKLKSKGIFVTERIMEDKTHEYPDDETNSIYFEWLTKITEK